A region of the Candidatus Kryptonium sp. genome:
CGGAGCAGACGATATAGTTGAAACAAAGGAATTTGAGAAAGAAGAAAAATATACATACCTTGAGGGACTTTTCTGGCAGAAAAAATTGATAGTTGTCTTCTCAAACAAAGGTTATATGCGGATACTTAGCAAATTTGATAATCCATCCATTGATAATACATCTCAACTTCAACTTTTCTCCAATATACTGCTCTACGCGGTTTCAACTAAACAGTTGGCTATGAAATCAGAATGAAATCGCTTATAGATTTTCAAGTATAAAGTTTGTTATCAGTGTGAATAGATGATACCTTGTTTCCCTCCCAGCTATGCTGTGGTCTTTGTTCGGGTAAAACATCGTGCTGAATTGCTTTCCTGCTTTTTGAAGCCTATCAACAAGTTGGATTGTATTCTGCCAGTGGACATTATCATCAGTTGTGCCGTGAATTACGAGATATTTCCCCTTCAAACCATCAACATATTTTAGCACAGAGCTTTGCTCATATCCCTCTGGATTGAGTTCAGGAGTTTGCATGTATCTTTCAGTGTAAATGGTATCGTATAATCTCCATGTCGTAACAGGTGCAACAGCAACGGCAAGCTTGAAAATATCTCCGAATTTAAAAAGTGTTAAACTTGACATATATCCGCCGTAGCTCCAACCCCATATCCCGATTCTTGAGCTATCAACAAATTTGTATCTTCTGATAAGATAAAGCGCAGCTTCTGCTTGATCTTTTGATTCGTAATAGCCAAGATTTTTATAAATAACATCTCTAAATGCTTTTCCTCTTGCACCTGTTCCGCGACCATCAACGCTAAAGATTATATATCCATTTTGCGCGAGATATTGATACCAAGCATAGTTCCCAAGGTAAGCGTTTCTTACGGTTTGACTTCCAGGTCCTCCATAGACATAGAAAAGAACAGGATATTTTTTGGTTGAATCAAAATTTGCTGGTTTTATCATCCATGCATTAAGTTTCACCCCATCGCTTGTCTCAACAACTTCAAATGTGACTTCGCCTTTATCATAGCCTGCAAGAATGTCATCTGGGTTATCAACGAGAGTTCTTACAAATTTACCAGTGCTTTCATAAAGTTTCCATTTCGGTGGCTTTGTGATCGTAGAGTGGTTGTCAATATAAAATTTTCCCGATGGTGAAAAGTCAATGTTATGCCAACCCGATTCAAGAGTTAGACGCTTTTTGTTCGTGCCTTTGAAATCAATCACATATAAATGTCTTTCCAGAGGCGAAACTTCTGTTGAGGTATAGTAAATTTTCTTATTTTTCTCATCAACGAAGCAGAGTTGTTCAATTTCAAATTCACCTTTTGTGATCTGATTTACGAGTTTCCCATCAATTCTGTAAAGGTATAGGTGGAGCCAACCATCCCTTTCACTTGACCAGATGAAGTGTTGTCCATCTTTTAGAAATGTTAAATGGTCGTGAACATCAACCCAAGTGTTTGATTCTTCCGTTAAAATTAATTTTTGTTCACCAGTTTTAATGTTGTATGATATGAGCTCAAGCCTGTTTTGTAATCTGTTAAGTTTTTGGTAGAAAAAGACATCAGGGTTGGTCGTCCAATTGATTCTTGCGATGTAGATATCTTCGTTTCCAAAATCAATGTATTTTGTCTCGCCCGTTTGAATGTTGACAATTCCAATTTTGACGATTGAATTTGGATAACCAGCATATGGATAGCGTTGATCTATAACTTTAAGATATGTTGGTTCATAATCAATGAGTTTAAAGACAGGAACATTTGATTGATCAAGTCGCCAGAAGGCGATATGTTTCCCATCAGGTGACCACTCATAACCATCAATTATGCTAAACTCTTCTTCGTAAACCCAATCAAAGAGCCCATTTAAAATTGTCTCTGAACCATCAAAGGTAAGCTGCTTGAAATTACCGGTTGAAATTTCATAAATGAAAATGTTGTTGTTTCTTACAAAGCTTATGAACCTGCTATCTGGCGAGAATTTTATAATTGCTTGTTGCTCATCTGTGTTGGTTATTTGCTTCAATGTTTTTGTTTGAAGATCGTAAAGATAAAAATTCCCCCCGGTTTTTAATCTTCTCGCTGGCAAACTTCCTGTAAAAAGAATATACTTTTTGTTTGGCGAGAAAAAGTAAGCGCTCACATTTTTTGAAAAGTTTTCAACTTGTCTATCAAGTTCCGCATAAGTTACAACTTTTTCTTCCCTTCCTGATTTCAGGTCGTATCTATAAATTGCGGTTGATTTTGAAACGGTATCGTATTTTAGCGTCGTATAAGCGTCTTCATCTGAAAGCCATTGTTTTGAAAGGAAATTGGTTCTAAATTTCGTGGTTTTAAAGATGTCTTCAAGTGTTAACTTTTTTTGGGCGAGTGAGGGAAGGATGAAGATAAGAATTAAAATCGCGATGAATGAAAGTTTGGTTCTTTTCATTTCAAAAGCGATGATTTTGTTTTTCAAAATTTTATATAATGTTACTTCAAAATTTTAAAAAGTTCAAGTGTGGTCGTTTTTCCCCAATGTGATTGGTTCGTAATCGTCACAGTCAAGACGAAGTTCAGATATAGATAAAGTTTTGGCGAGGAAATTGCAGTAGTAAGTGGGATTGGAGTGTGGGCTTGAGTCTTTTTTAAGATAAACGCATGAGAAACACATTCGTTGAAGCGTTATAACCCCAGCATCATAAAGTGACTCTATGAATTTCAAGATAAACTCAAGTATTGTCTCTTTTTCCCTTTGATTTAATTTCTTCAAATTGTTTCTCAGAACATCAGTCCAAGTTGAAAGCTGGCTTGCGACCTTTTTACCTTTTGGGGTTAGTTTGATTATTGAGCTCCTTTTATCGCCTATGTCTTTATCTTTTTTAATTAAATTCTTTTTCTCAA
Encoded here:
- a CDS encoding S9 family peptidase — encoded protein: MKRTKLSFIAILILIFILPSLAQKKLTLEDIFKTTKFRTNFLSKQWLSDEDAYTTLKYDTVSKSTAIYRYDLKSGREEKVVTYAELDRQVENFSKNVSAYFFSPNKKYILFTGSLPARRLKTGGNFYLYDLQTKTLKQITNTDEQQAIIKFSPDSRFISFVRNNNIFIYEISTGNFKQLTFDGSETILNGLFDWVYEEEFSIIDGYEWSPDGKHIAFWRLDQSNVPVFKLIDYEPTYLKVIDQRYPYAGYPNSIVKIGIVNIQTGETKYIDFGNEDIYIARINWTTNPDVFFYQKLNRLQNRLELISYNIKTGEQKLILTEESNTWVDVHDHLTFLKDGQHFIWSSERDGWLHLYLYRIDGKLVNQITKGEFEIEQLCFVDEKNKKIYYTSTEVSPLERHLYVIDFKGTNKKRLTLESGWHNIDFSPSGKFYIDNHSTITKPPKWKLYESTGKFVRTLVDNPDDILAGYDKGEVTFEVVETSDGVKLNAWMIKPANFDSTKKYPVLFYVYGGPGSQTVRNAYLGNYAWYQYLAQNGYIIFSVDGRGTGARGKAFRDVIYKNLGYYESKDQAEAALYLIRRYKFVDSSRIGIWGWSYGGYMSSLTLFKFGDIFKLAVAVAPVTTWRLYDTIYTERYMQTPELNPEGYEQSSVLKYVDGLKGKYLVIHGTTDDNVHWQNTIQLVDRLQKAGKQFSTMFYPNKDHSIAGRETRYHLFTLITNFILENL
- a CDS encoding MarR family transcriptional regulator; translated protein: MSSVFDPTEQNKNIDAKIVAGLERISRVFRVLLWDMAKKENLSPIQIQFLIYLLYNKPSRRNITSISEEFNLTKATVSDAISSLEKKNLIKKDKDIGDKRSSIIKLTPKGKKVASQLSTWTDVLRNNLKKLNQREKETILEFILKFIESLYDAGVITLQRMCFSCVYLKKDSSPHSNPTYYCNFLAKTLSISELRLDCDDYEPITLGKNDHT